A genomic window from Methanobacterium sp. BRmetb2 includes:
- a CDS encoding ribonucleoside-diphosphate reductase, adenosylcobalamin-dependent, with product MRKVENFAKSYEVKLSVNAIKILKKRYLLKDESGKLIETPSGMFRRVTKAISVVDEIYEPDIDLKSIEEKFYDLMSNLEFLPNSPTLMNAGTQINQLSACFVLPVEDSMGAIFDSLKYMALIHKSGGGVGFSFSQLRPRGDVVKSTKGIASGPVSFMRIFDVATDVIKQGGRRRGANMAVMDVNHPDILDFISSKVQEGLFKNFNLSVAVPDSFMDAVLSDGNYELINPRNRQVVRKLKARYLFDKIVEMAWKTGDPGLIFIDEINRHNTVPKLGKITATNPCGEQPLMDYESCNLGSINLTKIFKNGKINWKRLEYIVNVAVHFLDNVIDVNNYPSPKIENETLKNRKIGLGVMGFADLLLMLGIPYDSVPALKIAEEIMKFISKKATEASIKLGKERGSFSNFKDSKWYDNGFETMRNATTTTIAPTGTISILAGVTSGIEPLFAVSFVRKVLDGTKLMEINPVFKKIAEKEGFFNESILKKIAVNGSIQNIEEIPETIRRLFVTAYDIPPQCHVKMQASFQKYVDNAVSKTVNLPTDASQDDIKNIFILAYKLKCKGITIYRYGTKKEQVIYLNNFPETDSNKEYLNVDPEFSGGCPKFNCPH from the coding sequence ATAAGAAAAGTAGAAAACTTTGCAAAATCTTATGAAGTAAAACTATCTGTAAATGCTATTAAAATCCTTAAAAAGAGATATTTACTCAAAGATGAGAGTGGTAAACTTATTGAAACACCATCAGGTATGTTTAGAAGAGTAACTAAAGCAATTTCTGTAGTAGATGAAATATACGAACCAGATATTGATTTAAAGTCAATTGAAGAGAAATTTTACGATTTAATGTCTAATTTGGAATTTCTTCCAAATTCACCAACTTTAATGAATGCTGGAACTCAAATTAATCAACTGTCTGCTTGTTTTGTTTTACCTGTTGAAGATTCTATGGGAGCTATATTTGATTCACTAAAATATATGGCACTTATCCATAAATCAGGTGGCGGTGTTGGTTTTTCTTTTTCACAGCTTCGACCCCGGGGAGATGTTGTAAAATCAACTAAAGGTATTGCGTCAGGACCGGTTTCGTTTATGCGCATATTTGATGTGGCAACTGATGTAATTAAACAAGGAGGAAGAAGAAGAGGGGCAAATATGGCGGTAATGGATGTTAATCATCCAGATATACTTGATTTTATTTCGTCAAAGGTTCAGGAAGGATTGTTTAAAAATTTTAATCTGTCGGTAGCGGTTCCAGATAGTTTTATGGATGCAGTGTTAAGTGATGGGAATTATGAATTAATAAATCCCAGAAATAGACAAGTGGTAAGAAAACTTAAGGCAAGATACTTATTTGATAAAATAGTGGAGATGGCGTGGAAAACAGGAGATCCTGGATTAATTTTTATAGACGAAATAAACAGGCACAATACTGTACCTAAACTTGGAAAAATTACTGCAACAAATCCTTGTGGGGAACAACCACTTATGGATTATGAATCATGCAATTTAGGTTCAATTAATTTAACCAAAATATTTAAAAATGGTAAAATTAACTGGAAAAGATTAGAATACATTGTAAATGTAGCAGTACACTTTTTAGACAACGTAATCGACGTTAATAATTATCCGTCACCTAAAATTGAAAATGAAACACTAAAAAATCGTAAAATTGGTCTAGGAGTTATGGGTTTTGCTGATCTACTTTTAATGCTCGGAATTCCGTACGATTCAGTTCCCGCTTTAAAAATAGCTGAAGAAATTATGAAATTCATATCCAAAAAGGCAACAGAAGCTTCAATCAAATTGGGTAAGGAAAGAGGATCTTTTTCTAACTTCAAGGATAGTAAATGGTATGATAACGGCTTTGAGACAATGAGAAATGCTACCACTACTACTATTGCCCCTACTGGAACTATAAGTATATTGGCTGGTGTTACTAGTGGTATAGAACCCTTATTTGCAGTTAGTTTCGTTAGAAAAGTATTGGATGGTACTAAATTAATGGAAATAAACCCTGTTTTTAAGAAAATAGCAGAAAAAGAAGGATTCTTTAACGAAAGTATCTTAAAAAAGATTGCAGTAAATGGTTCCATCCAAAATATTGAAGAAATTCCAGAAACAATTCGAAGATTATTTGTAACTGCTTATGATATCCCTCCACAATGTCATGTTAAGATGCAGGCCAGTTTTCAAAAATATGTGGATAATGCTGTTTCTAAAACAGTTAATCTACCTACAGACGCATCCCAGGACGATATAAAAAATATTTTTATCTTAGCCTATAAACTAAAATGTAAAGGAATTACTATCTATCGATATGGAACTAAAAAGGAACAGGTCATATACCTTAACAATTTCCCAGAAACGGATTCTAATAAAGAATATTTAAATGTTGATCCAGAATTTTCTGGGGGATGTCCTAAGTTTAATTGTCCTCACTAA
- a CDS encoding adenylate cyclase: MIEVEVKAHVNDFSPVKNALAKLDAELIKTELQDDIYFNAPHRDFAKTDEALRIRKVTQPGLENSKYEKLILTYKGAKMDAVSKTRKEIEVEIEDLEKMSSILENIGFIPVANVNKKRVIYHYHSFIISLDEVRDVGTFVEIETEANEGENFEDSVEKIFEIYKKIGITDGFERRSYLELMGIYI; the protein is encoded by the coding sequence ATGATAGAAGTTGAAGTTAAAGCCCATGTAAACGATTTCAGTCCAGTTAAAAATGCTTTGGCCAAGTTAGATGCTGAGCTTATAAAAACTGAGCTTCAGGATGATATTTACTTTAATGCACCCCACCGTGATTTTGCTAAAACAGATGAGGCACTTCGAATTAGAAAGGTTACCCAACCGGGTTTAGAAAATTCAAAATATGAAAAATTAATTTTAACATATAAAGGAGCGAAGATGGACGCTGTTAGTAAAACCCGAAAAGAAATAGAAGTTGAAATTGAAGATTTGGAAAAAATGTCTTCTATTCTGGAAAATATTGGATTCATTCCCGTTGCAAATGTTAATAAAAAAAGAGTTATCTACCACTACCATAGTTTTATTATAAGTCTGGATGAAGTTCGGGATGTAGGAACGTTTGTGGAAATCGAAACTGAAGCCAATGAAGGCGAAAATTTTGAAGATTCTGTAGAAAAAATTTTCGAAATATATAAAAAAATAGGAATTACAGATGGATTTGAAAGAAGATCTTATCTGGAACTTATGGGAATTTATATTTAA